A genomic stretch from Shewanella sediminis HAW-EB3 includes:
- the ftnA gene encoding non-heme ferritin — protein MLAQTMIDQLNAQINVEFFSSNLYLQMSAWCEDKGFEGAAKFMRAHADEEMQHMHRLFTYVSETGGMPLLGAIEAPQSEFASLLALFEYTYEHEQMITSKINALAHAAFTNQDYSTFNFLQWYVSEQHEEEKLFKSIVDKIRLVGEDGKALFFVDKDLAQMAIEESASVMTSAGE, from the coding sequence ATGCTGGCACAAACAATGATTGATCAATTAAACGCTCAAATTAATGTTGAGTTTTTCTCTTCAAACCTTTACCTGCAGATGAGCGCATGGTGTGAAGACAAAGGTTTCGAAGGTGCGGCTAAGTTTATGCGCGCCCATGCAGACGAAGAGATGCAGCATATGCATCGTCTGTTTACTTATGTTAGTGAAACTGGCGGTATGCCATTGCTTGGTGCAATCGAAGCACCACAGTCAGAGTTTGCTTCTTTGTTGGCGTTATTTGAATACACCTATGAACATGAGCAGATGATCACCAGTAAGATTAATGCACTCGCTCATGCGGCTTTCACTAATCAAGATTACTCTACGTTTAACTTCCTTCAGTGGTATGTCTCTGAGCAGCATGAAGAGGAGAAGTTGTTTAAGTCAATTGTCGATAAGATCCGTTTAGTCGGTGAAGATGGCAAAGCCCTGTTCTTCGTCGATAAAGATCTGGCGCAGATGGCTATCGAAGAGTCTGCCAGTGTTATGACTTCTGCGGGTGAATAA